A single genomic interval of Arachis duranensis cultivar V14167 chromosome 7, aradu.V14167.gnm2.J7QH, whole genome shotgun sequence harbors:
- the LOC107458694 gene encoding uncharacterized protein LOC107458694 — translation MRSSESPILLNSRRLFQQFLVDAYTMVESEHFSFLRFNQPKLRVEKYKLLHESLVRGEADVVSSGQRIILPSTFTGGPRYMFNNCKDAFALCKHFGYPRFFVTITCNPEWDEIKRLLIGTGLKAEDRPDITSRVFKIKLNNLIRDFKYGDIFGKISGYVCTIEFQKRGLPHAHILLFMHPLSKPRSPDDIYNLISAQIPDKRRRPKLYAAVEKFMVHGPCGKYNKNSPCMVNGLCSKYFPKQFRQRTVVDEAGFPKYCRPKNGRTIIKKGATLDNSFIVPYNPTLLLRYGCHINVEHTCQTSAIKYLFKYVHKGNDRVTASFYQTSVNGNAPPIVDEINNYYDCRYISACEAAWRLYGYDIQVKEPAIIRLPFHLPDENPVSFKEYEGIQDVLSRVDAKFTKLQAWFVVNKYFPLARSLTYCEFPQKFVWKDDISMWIPRKQGYSIGRLTHVPRGNGEDYYLRLLLNIQKGCTSFEEIRTVDGVTHNTFKEACYALGLLQDNKEFIDAILEASTWASANYVRDLFVMLLISNNIACPDFVLERCYKELSEDILFEQRRIHHVKDLHLSDEHIMNLTLAKIEDKMQANGRSLKEFPAMPYPSLDLFHGLEDRLLLDEVNFDRFLLKQQYMQSLKTMTDEQRSAFDTIVDSVNNDRGGFFFLYGYGGTGKTFIWNTLSAYLRCGGNIVLNVASSGIASLLLPNGRTAHSRFKIPLSINEDSICNIKPGTPLCKLICKAKLIIWDEAPMLSKYCYEALDKSLKDILCFQPSFNPNLPFGGKVVVLGGDFRQILPVIPMGSRQDIVQACISSSYLWDFCTVLKLSKNMRLTVGGMVEVDNDIKAFADWLIQIGNGLAGDSTDGLLMNLDNINYFKERTILAPTLEVVHEVNNTIMEFINSDEKVYLSSDSLCAEKGNMEYELDAITTDVLNSINCSGLPNHQLKLKIGVPVMLLRNIDQSNGLCNGTRLQVRRLGNHVIECNILTGDKCGEVVLIPRMNMAPNNETLPFRFQRRQFPLVVSFAMTINKSQGQTLSKVGLYLPRPVFTHGQLYVALSRVKSREGLRVLIKNNGSLSDDSTLNVVYKKNFQNL, via the exons ATGAGGTCATCTGAGTCACCAATTCTGCTTAACTCCCGTAGGTTGTTCCAACAGTTCTTGGTTGATGCATATACTATGGTAGAGTCTGAGCATTTTAGTTTTCTTCGTTTCAACCAACCAAAGTTGAGGGTTGAAAAGTACAAGTTATTGCATGAGTCTTTAGTTAGAGGTGAAGCAGATGTTGTTTCAAGTGGTCAAAGGATAATTCTCCCAAGCACTTTTACGGGTGGACCTAGATACATGTTTAATAATTGCAAGGATGCATTTGCTCTTTGCAAGCATTTTGGTTATCCAAGATTTTTTGTCACCATCACATGCAATCCTGAATGGGATGAGATAAAGCGCTTATTAATTGGTACTGGACTTAAAGCAGAAGATCGTCCTGATATTACATCAAGAGTCTTTAAGATTAAGCTAAACAACTTAATCAGAGATTTTAAGTATGGTGATATTTTTGGAAAGATTTCTGGAT ATGTATGCACTATTGAATTTCAGAAGaggggacttcctcatgctcatATTTTGTTGTTCATGCATCCTCTTTCAAAACCTAGGTCTCCTGATGATATATATAACTTAATATCGGCACAAATACCCGATAAACGTCGAAGGCCTAAGTTATATGCTGCTGTTGAGAAATTCATGGTTCATGGTCCATGTGGCAAGTATAACAAGAATAGTCCTTGCATGGTAAATGGTTTGTGCTCCAAATATTTTCCCAAACAATTTAGACAACGTACTGTTGTTGATGAAGCTGGGTTCCCAAAGTATTGTAGGCCAAAAAATGGTCGCACCATAATAAAAAAGGGTGCAACTCTTGATAACTCTTTTATTGTCCCGTACAACCCAACTTTGTTATTAAGGTATGGTTGTCACATTAATGTTGAGCATACTTGCCAAACTTCTGCCATCAAATATTTATTCAAGTATGTTCACAAAGGAAATGATCGTGTTACTGCTTCATTCTACCAGACATCAGTTAATGGTAATGCTCCTCCTATTGTGGATGAGATTAACAACTATTATGATTGTAGATACATTTCTGCATGTGAAGCTGCTTGGAGATTATATGGTTATGATATTCAAGTTAAGGAGCCTGCTATTATCAGACTTCCATTTCACCTACCAGATGAGAATCCTGTTAGTTTCAAGGAATACGAGGGTATTCAGGATGTCCTTAGTCGTGTTGATGCAAAGTTCACTAAATTACAAGCATGGTTTGTTGTGAATAAATATTTTCCATTGGCTAGGTCATTGACCTATTGTGAGTTTCCACAGAAATTTGTATGGAAGGACGATATTTCAATGTGGATTCCAAGGAAACAAGGTTATTCTATTGGTAGGTTGACACATGTTCCTAGAGGTAATGGCGAGGATTATTATCTTAGACTTCTTCTCAACATTCAGAAAGGTTGCACCAGTTTTGAGGAAATACGCACTGTTGATGGTGTTACACACAACACTTTCAAAGAAGCATGCTATGCACTAGGTCTCTTGCAAGACAACAAAGAATTTATTGATGCTATTCTTGAAGCAAGTACTTGGGCTTCAGCCAACTATGTTCGTGACCTTTTTGTCATGCTTCTGATATCAAACAACATAGCATGTCCAGATTTTGTCTTAGAAAGATGCTACAAAGAATTATCTGAGGATATTTTATTTGAGCAAAGAAGAATTCATCATGTTAAAg atCTTCATTTGTCTGACGAGCATATCATGAACTTGACCCTTGCAAAAATTGAAGACAAAATGCAAGCTAATGGAAGGTCTCTTAAAGAGTTTCCAGCGATGCCCTACCCATCATTAGATCTTTTTCATGGTTTAGAAGATCGCTTATTGTTGGACGAGGTTAATTTTGATCGTTTTTTGCTTAAGCAGCAATATATGCAATCTCTAAAGACCATGACAGATGAGCAACGATCTGCATTTGACACCATTGTTGATTCCGTAAACAATGATCGCGGcggatttttctttctatatggTTATGGTGGTACTGGCAAGACGTTCATCTGGAATACTCTTTCTGCTTATCTTAGATGTGGTGGGAACATTGTTCTTAATGTTGCTTCAAGTGGCATTGCTTCTTTACTACTTCCTAATGGTCGTACTGCTCACTCAAGATTTAAAATACCGTTAAGCATCAATGAGGACTCTATATGCAACATAAAGCCGGGAACACCTCTTTGTAAACTTATTTGTAAAGCAAAGCTTATTATATGGGATGAGGCACCAATGTTAAGTAAGTATTGTTACGAAGCTCTTGACAAGTCTCTAAAAGACATTCTTTGCTTTCAGCCATCGTTTAATCCAAACCTTCCATTTGGTGGCAAAGTTGTTGTACTTGGCGGAGACTTCAGGCAAATTCTTCCAGTAATACCTATGGGTTCACGGCAAGATATTGTGCAAGCATGCATTAGTTCATCTTATCTATGGGATTTTTGCACAGTCTTAAAGCTTTCAAAGAATATGAGGCTTACTGTTGGTGGTATGGTTGAAGTTGATAATGATATCAAAGCTTTTGCAGATTGGTTAATTCAAATTGGGAATGGATTGGCAGGTGATTCAACAGATG GGTTATTGATGAACTTGGATAACATTAATTATTTCAAGGAGCGCACGATTCTGGCACCCACTCTTGAAGTTGTCCATGAGGTCAATAACACAATTATGGAATTTATTAATAGTGATGAAAAAGTTTATCTTAGTTCAGACTCATTATGTGCTGAAAAGGGCAACATGGAATACGAGTTGGATGCTATTACAACTGATGTTCTAAATTCGATAAATTGCTCAGGTTTGCCCAACCATCAGTTGAAACTCAAAATTGGTGTACCTGTGATGCTTCTAAGGAATATAGACCAAAGCAATGGACTTTGCAATGGTACTCGATTACAGGTTCGTAGACTTGGAAATCATGTAATTGAATGCAACATCTTGACGGGAGACAAGTGTGGTGAAGTAGTTCTCATTCCACGCATGAATATGGCTCCGAATAATGAAACTCTACCTTTCAGGTTTCAACGTAGACAATTTCCTTTGGTAGTCTCTTTTGCAATGACCATAAATAAATCTCAAGGTCAAACTTTGAGCAAAGTTGGTTTATACTTACCTAGACCTGTTTTTACACACGGACAATTATATGTTGCGTTGTCTAGGGTGAAGTCTAGAGAGGGTTTGAGAGTTTTGATAAAGAATAATGGATCACTAAGTGATGATTCTACCTTAAATGTTGTGTATAAGAAAAA